A single genomic interval of Gemmatimonadaceae bacterium harbors:
- a CDS encoding amidohydrolase family protein — protein sequence MLRRLLPLLAGALFAPAPQPRAELKALKFRAVVDTPGHVIPNGVVLVDGDKITAVLTASDRVPANAQVVDLTRFTAIPGMIDVHTHMTYYWDSTSGTDPWRQPQRTSEQTIQLARANLLRTLETGVTTVRDLGSSNYMDMAMRDSVNKAGWIGPRMFVAGYGLQRARPPYRPNTDTTRTQRGRVFSIAQIPEAVKQQVDAGADYIKMYGSTGTGADVTGNETFTYEEMKAAVDAAKSFGKRIAIHSYGPDGGRDAVRAGTTSLEHAIDLDDSTLARMARDGIFYVPTIDHNRYYAQYREAYHYTPAQAAGLDSFRLLNIATARRAYKAGVKLGMGSDAVHIMFGQNTRELGWFAQIGMSPSEVLATATTNGAAILGMGNSLGRIAPGYYADVVAVAGDPTADVRVVIDSVRWVMKGGAVVVDKTR from the coding sequence GTGCTCCGCCGCCTCCTTCCGTTGCTCGCCGGTGCGCTCTTCGCGCCCGCGCCGCAGCCCCGCGCTGAACTGAAGGCGCTGAAGTTTCGCGCCGTCGTCGACACGCCCGGCCACGTCATCCCCAATGGCGTCGTCCTCGTCGATGGCGACAAGATCACCGCCGTGCTCACGGCGAGCGATCGCGTTCCCGCGAATGCACAGGTCGTCGATCTGACGCGCTTCACGGCCATCCCGGGCATGATCGACGTGCACACGCACATGACGTACTACTGGGATTCGACGTCGGGCACGGATCCGTGGCGCCAGCCGCAGCGCACGTCCGAGCAGACGATCCAGCTCGCGCGTGCCAACTTGCTCCGCACGCTCGAAACCGGCGTGACGACCGTACGCGATCTCGGTTCGTCGAACTACATGGACATGGCGATGCGCGACTCCGTCAACAAGGCCGGTTGGATCGGGCCGCGGATGTTCGTCGCGGGCTACGGACTGCAGCGCGCGCGGCCTCCGTATCGCCCGAATACGGACACCACGCGCACGCAACGCGGCCGCGTGTTTTCCATCGCGCAGATTCCAGAGGCCGTGAAGCAGCAAGTCGACGCCGGAGCGGACTACATCAAAATGTACGGCTCGACGGGTACGGGGGCCGACGTCACCGGCAACGAGACCTTCACGTACGAAGAGATGAAAGCCGCCGTCGATGCGGCCAAGTCGTTCGGGAAGCGCATCGCGATTCACTCGTATGGTCCCGACGGCGGCCGCGACGCGGTGCGCGCCGGAACCACGTCGCTCGAGCACGCGATTGACCTCGACGACTCGACGCTGGCTCGCATGGCGCGCGACGGGATCTTCTACGTCCCCACGATCGATCACAACCGCTACTACGCGCAATACCGCGAGGCGTATCACTACACGCCGGCGCAAGCCGCGGGACTCGATTCGTTCCGTCTGCTGAACATCGCGACCGCGCGTCGCGCGTACAAAGCCGGAGTGAAACTCGGCATGGGCTCCGACGCGGTACACATCATGTTCGGCCAGAACACGCGTGAGCTCGGATGGTTCGCGCAGATCGGCATGTCGCCGAGCGAGGTCCTCGCGACCGCGACGACGAACGGAGCGGCGATCCTCGGCATGGGGAATTCCCTCGGACGGATCGCGCCGGGCTACTACGCCGACGTCGTCGCCGTCGCCGGCGATCCGACGGCGGACGTGCGCGTCGTGATCGACAGCGTGCGCTGGGTGATGAAGGGCGGCGCGGTCGTCGTCGACAAGACGCGCTAG
- the purE gene encoding 5-(carboxyamino)imidazole ribonucleotide mutase gives MPTRKTSARGSKPWVAVIMGSSSDLKYMQAAIDVLLELEVPHEAKIVSAHRTPDWMFEYASSAEDRGIEVIIAAAGGAAHLPGMVAAKTMLPVLGVPIPATTLDGLDSLLSIVQMPKGVPVGTLAIGEPGAINAALLATSIVSTARADVRKRLRAWRQKRTDDVLANTNVPSR, from the coding sequence ATGCCCACTCGAAAAACGTCCGCGCGCGGCTCCAAACCGTGGGTCGCCGTGATCATGGGCAGCAGCTCCGACCTCAAGTACATGCAGGCGGCGATCGACGTGCTGCTCGAGCTCGAGGTCCCGCACGAGGCGAAGATCGTTTCGGCGCATCGCACGCCCGACTGGATGTTCGAGTACGCATCATCGGCGGAGGACCGCGGCATCGAGGTGATCATCGCCGCGGCCGGCGGCGCGGCGCATCTGCCGGGCATGGTCGCCGCCAAGACCATGCTCCCCGTGCTCGGTGTGCCGATTCCCGCGACGACGCTCGATGGTCTCGACTCGCTGCTGTCGATCGTGCAAATGCCCAAAGGGGTTCCGGTCGGGACGCTCGCCATCGGCGAGCCCGGCGCGATCAACGCGGCTCTGTTGGCGACGTCGATCGTGTCCACCGCGCGCGCCGACGTTCGAAAGCGTCTCCGCGCGTGGCGCCAAAAGCGGACCGACGACGTGCTCGCGAACACGAACGTTCCCTCGCGGTGA
- a CDS encoding lipid A deacylase LpxR family protein, protein MTLAAAAVAVTTPPAQSQSTRTFSLRTDNDAFDFWMAPWNRPDDEYTSGVHLAYDGGDAPWWARRFLSGLQLCAAQSTVCRTSRFEIGQDIYTPFVPPTGAAATSARPNAGWLYLGQSAERFSTGSSDVLTLALGVTGPPSLARFTQRIAHSVGPAYNRPTDWSSQVGFEPGVIARFEHAARFTTPTDAPLGVDLVPHAGASVGNVISAADAGARLRFGWRMSHPWLPPSRDFGFDLMIGASGRAVARDLFLDGNTYQDGPRVGHEPFVESGEAGFEFHMRGISLAYRAVTDSRAYGGGPRWHPWASMVGGVTLE, encoded by the coding sequence GTGACGTTGGCCGCTGCCGCCGTCGCGGTAACGACGCCTCCGGCCCAGAGCCAATCCACGCGCACGTTCTCGCTCCGCACCGACAACGACGCCTTCGATTTCTGGATGGCGCCTTGGAATCGTCCGGACGATGAATACACGAGCGGCGTTCACCTCGCGTATGATGGCGGCGACGCACCGTGGTGGGCGCGCCGGTTTCTGAGCGGCCTGCAACTGTGCGCCGCCCAATCGACCGTCTGCCGCACGTCGCGCTTCGAGATCGGGCAGGACATCTACACTCCATTCGTTCCGCCGACGGGCGCCGCCGCGACGTCCGCGCGCCCCAACGCCGGGTGGCTCTATCTGGGTCAGAGCGCCGAGCGATTTTCGACCGGGAGCTCGGACGTGCTCACGCTCGCTCTGGGCGTCACCGGCCCGCCGTCGCTGGCTCGCTTCACGCAACGCATCGCGCACAGCGTCGGTCCCGCGTACAATCGGCCCACCGACTGGAGCAGCCAAGTCGGGTTCGAACCGGGAGTGATCGCGCGCTTCGAGCACGCCGCGCGATTCACGACGCCGACAGACGCACCCCTCGGCGTCGATCTCGTCCCGCATGCCGGCGCATCGGTCGGCAACGTGATCAGCGCGGCGGATGCCGGCGCGCGACTCCGGTTCGGATGGCGGATGTCGCACCCGTGGCTGCCCCCCTCACGCGACTTCGGGTTCGATCTCATGATCGGTGCATCCGGGCGAGCCGTCGCTCGCGATCTGTTCCTCGACGGCAACACGTATCAAGACGGTCCGCGCGTCGGACACGAGCCCTTCGTCGAGAGCGGCGAGGCCGGCTTCGAATTTCACATGCGCGGCATTTCCCTCGCGTACCGCGCGGTGACCGACTCGCGTGCATACGGGGGCGGCCCAAGGTGGCACCCATGGGCATCGATGGTCGGCGGCGTCACGCTCGAATAA